ACATAGATGGTGATGGAATTGAGCCCGATGATCACGAACGGAAACGCCCATTTCCGGTATCCGCGCACATCGATCACCCAGTAGAAAAATGTGAAAAGGATCATGCTCAACCCGCCGGCGAAAAGCACATAAGAGCTTGTCCAGAGCGGTCTGTTGATGGGAAAAACAAAGTCCCAGAGAAGACTTGATACTATGCACCCCGCTCCGGCCAGAAGAAGGCGGCGGATTTTGACCGATGGTGAAAAATCCGAGCGGATCCAGTGTCCGCAGAGCACCCCGAGGAGCGCAGAAGATATGGCGGGGATGGTGCTGAGAACCCCGTTGGCGTCGCCTCGGTGACCGAGGCCGTAATTTGACAGCTTCCCGGGCAGAATATATTCATCGATGAATGTTGTGAGATTTCCTTCGGGAGTAAGAATCCCGGCGCCATACTCCGGAACGGGAATGAGCGTCATAGCCGCCCAGTAGAACAAAAGCAGAAGAACGGTCCAGACTGCCTGTCCTTTCGGCGAGAAATTCATCACAATGAGCGAGGCGAAAAGGTA
This genomic interval from Candidatus Latescibacter sp. contains the following:
- a CDS encoding DUF5009 domain-containing protein, which encodes MTANAQEKPTGRVVSIDALRGFDMFWIIGGGTFFMNLFNWLDTPFSRGLAGQFIHTPWNGFTFEDFIFPLFLFIVGLSIPFSLTKRLARGDDRRDLYLHILKRFLILFSLGLIYNGLFNFDLPHQRLLGVLQRISLCYLFASLIVMNFSPKGQAVWTVLLLLFYWAAMTLIPVPEYGAGILTPEGNLTTFIDEYILPGKLSNYGLGHRGDANGVLSTIPAISSALLGVLCGHWIRSDFSPSVKIRRLLLAGAGCIVSSLLWDFVFPINRPLWTSSYVLFAGGLSMILFTFFYWVIDVRGYRKWAFPFVIIGLNSITIYV